A single genomic interval of Megalobrama amblycephala isolate DHTTF-2021 linkage group LG15, ASM1881202v1, whole genome shotgun sequence harbors:
- the LOC125246632 gene encoding LOW QUALITY PROTEIN: histone H2B-like (The sequence of the model RefSeq protein was modified relative to this genomic sequence to represent the inferred CDS: deleted 1 base in 1 codon), with amino-acid sequence MPEPAKSAPKKGSKKAVTKTAGKGGKKRKRSRKESYAIYVYKVLKQVHPDTGISSKAMGIMNSFVNDIFERIAGESSRLAHYNKRSTITSREIQTAVRLLLPGELAKHAVSEGTKAVTKYTSSK; translated from the exons ATGCCTGAACCAGCAAAGTCCGCGCCTAAGAAGGGCTCCAAGAAGGCCGTCACGAAGACCGCCGGTAAGGGAGGAAAGAAGCGCAAGAGGTCCAGGAAGGAGAGCTACGCTATCTACGTCTACAAAGTCCTGAAGCAGGTTCATCCTGACACCGGCATCTCTTCCAAGGCGATGGGCATCATGAACTCTTTCGTCAACGACATCTTCGAGCGCATCGCCGGTGAGTCGTCTCGTCTCGCTCACTACAACAAGCGCTCCACCATCACTTCTAGAGAGATCCAGACCGCCGTGCGTCTG CTGCTGCCCGGAGAGCTGGCCAAACACGCCGTGTCCGAGGGCACCAAGGCCGTCACCAAGTACACCAGCTCCAAGTAG
- the LOC125246598 gene encoding histone H3, producing MARTKQTARKSTGGKAPRKQLATKAARKSAPATGGVKKPHRYRPGTVALREIRRYQKSTELLIRKLPFQRLVREIAQDFKTDLRFQSSAVMALQEASEAYLVGLFEDTNLCAIHAKRVTIMPKDIQLARRIRGERA from the coding sequence ATGGCAAGAACCAAGCAGACCGCTCGTAAATCCACCGGTGGCAAAGCCCCGAGGAAGCAGCTCGCTACCAAAGCCGCCCGTAAGAGCGCTCCGGCCACCGGCGGCGTCAAGAAGCCCCATCGTTACAGGCCCGGGACCGTGGCTCTCCGAGAGATCCGCCGTTATCAGAAGTCCACCGAGCTGCTGATCCGCAAACTGCCCTTCCAGCGGCTGGTCCGAGAAATCGCTCAGGACTTCAAGACGGATCTGCGCTTCCAGAGCTCCGCTGTCATGGCCCTGCAGGAGGCCAGCGAGGCTTATTTGGTCGGTCTGTTTGAGGACACCAACCTGTGCGCCATCCACGCCAAGAGGGTCACTATCATGCCCAAAGACATTCAGCTGGCCCGCCGTATCCGCGGAGAGCGCGCCTAA
- the LOC125246611 gene encoding histone H2A-like — MSGRGKTGGKARAKAKTRSSRAGLQFPVGRVHRLLRKGNYAERVGAGAPVYLAAVLEYLTAEILELAGNAARDNKKTRIIPRHLQLAVRNDEELNKLLGGVTIAQGGVLPNIQAVLLPKKTEKPAKSK; from the coding sequence ATGAGTGGAAGAGGCAAAACCGGAGGAAAAGCAAGAGCAAAGGCCAAGACTCGCTCATCCAGGGCAGGACTGCAGTTCCCCGTCGGCCGTGTTCACAGGCTTCTCCGCAAAGGAAACTACGCCGAGCGCGTCGGTGCTGGTGCTCCTGTTTATCTGGCGGCTGTGCTCGAGTATCTTACCGCTGAGATCCTGGAGTTGGCTGGAAATGCCGCTCGGGACAACAAGAAGACCCGCATCATCCCCCGTCATCTGCAGCTGGCGGTGCGCAACGACGAAGAGTTGAACAAACTTCTGGGCGGAGTGACCATCGCTCAGGGCGGTGTGCTGCCCAACATCCAGGCTGTGCTGCTGCCCAAGAAGACCGAGAAACCCGCCAAATCTAAGTAA
- the LOC125246585 gene encoding histone H1-like produces MAETAPAPAAAAPAKAPKKKSAAKAKKAGPGVGELIVKAVSASKERSGVSLAALKKAIAASGYDVEKNNSRVKIAIKSLVTKGTLVQVKGTGASGSFKLNKQKAETKKKPAKKAAPKAKKPAAKKPAAAKKPKSAAAKKPAAKKSPRRPRNPPPQPLRRRRRAPRRQRSQQPLRKQPRAPKRPRRLNLRRQSLKPPSLKRQRPKRNKVFTVSPQRLF; encoded by the coding sequence ATGGCAGAAACTGCTCCAGCCCCGGCTGCTGCCGCCCCGGCCAAAGCGCCCAAGAAGAAGTCAGCTGCGAAAGCCAAGAAAGCAGGTCCAGGTGTCGGTGAGCTCATCGTCAAAGCTGTGTCCGCATCTAAGGAGAGGAGCGGCGTGTCCCTCGCCGCCCTGAAGAAAGCCATCGCCGCCAGCGGCTACGATGTGGAGAAGAACAACTCTCGCGTCAAGATCGCCATCAAGAGCCTGGTGACTAAAGGCACCCTGGTGCAGGTCAAAGGGACCGGTGCTTCGGGCTCATTCAAGCTCAACAAGCAGAAAGCCGAGACCAAGAAGAAGCCGGCCAAGAAAGCGGCTCCTAAAGCGAAGAAGCCCGCGGCCAAGAAACCCGCTGCTGCCAAGAAGCCCAAGAGCGCAGCGGCAAAGAAGCCCGCCGCGAAGAAATCCCCAAGAAGGCCAAGAAACCCGCCGCCACAGCCGCTAAGAAGGCGACGAAGAGCCCCAAGAAGGCAAAGAAGCCAGCAGCCGCTAAGAAAGCAGCCAAGAGCCCCAAAAAGGCCAAGGCGGCTAAACCTAAGGCGGCAAAGCCTAAAGCCGCCAAGCCTAAAAAGGCAGCGcccaaaaagaaataaagtcttTACTGTTTCTCCTCaacggctcttttaa
- the LOC125247981 gene encoding piggyBac transposable element-derived protein 4-like, with amino-acid sequence MARHAPQEDLLMTVDSEEEFSSSSEDDEDIDDEGLHFEEGFDPDTFSDECENDSEQIPVAKRARNSSWKAETDVDINPETLRFLPARKPGPQLSLTDSHSPMSLFKLFFSESAVSNLCHNTNAQAARALAKGRKYSWTDVSVGEMYRYIGLVFYMATVKMSSIADYWRQDSLFSLPLPATVMSRDRYRTISWNLHMSHPDADKENDKKRGTAEHDQLFRIRPLLDTIRLACKTFYHPKRNLAVKERLVACRANAGMTRFTKPKPTKLGFKFFVLADTSNEYTVDFSVYTGKNSFPTGHGISYNAVMSLLDKKVLGSGYHVYMDYFFTSPKLLTDLLAMKFGACGTYRDYRRGFPQSASNSLTKKSTRGSIRWIRDGPLVCVKWMDKKEVSVCSTIHAAYTGDRVQRKVKAQDTWRTKTFPCPSPVTAYNHHMAGADLSDQLLEYYTAQHKTMKWYRKVFLHFLDIAATNAFILHKELHGNMTHKEFMEQLVAELCGVSQKEAPKQTSIDHVPVPGAELTSDVRKIATSGRRICAHCKAVFGKKQQTPWKCQACDVHLCLQLNRNCFQEWHKNV; translated from the exons ATGGCTCGTCACGCACCCCAGGAAGATCTCCTGATGACTGTAGACAGCGAGGAAGAGTTCAGTTCTTCATCAGAAGATGATgaagacattgatgatgaagGCCTGCACTTTGAGGAGGGCTTTGATCCAGACACATTTTCTGATGA ATGTGAGAATGACAGCGAACAGATACCTGTTGCAAAGAGAGCCAGAAATTCGTCATGGAAAGCAGAAACTGATGTCGACATTAATCCAGAGACTCTGAGATTTCTGCCTGCGCGGAAACCTGGGCCACAGTTGAGTCTCACTGACTCTCACTCCCCTATGAGTCTTTTCAAACTGTTTTTCTCAGAGAGCGCCGTGTCAAATCTGTGCCACAACACAAACGCTCAGGCTGCCAGGGCACTTGCAAAGGGTCGCAAATACAGTTGGACAGATGTCAGCGTTGGCGAGATGTACCGCTACATTGGACTCGTTTTCTACATGGCCACAGTGAAGATGAGCTCCATCGCTGACTACTGGCGGCAGGACAGTCTTTTCTCTTTGCCACTTCCTGCCACAGTTATGTCAAGGGACAGATACCGCACCATTTCATGGAATTTGCACATGAGTCACCCAGATGCAGAcaaggaaaatgacaaaaagaggGGCACAGCTGAACATGACCAACTTTTCAGGATCAGACCCCTCTTGGACACCATCCGTCTTGCGTGCAAAACCTTCTATCATCCTAAAAGAAATTTAGCTGTGAAAGAAAGACTGGTGGCATGCAGAGCAAATGCAGGAATGACACGGTTCACGAAACCAAAGCCAACAAAGCTGGGCTTCAAGTTTTTTGTCCTTGCTGACACATCAAATGAATATACTGTGGACTTCTCTGTGTACACGGGCAAGAACAGCTTTCCTACAGGCCATGGGATTTCATACAATGCTGTGATGTCTCTTCTGGACAAGAAAGTTTTGGGCTCTGGGTACCATGTTTACATGGATTATTTCTTTACAAGTCCAAAGCTCTTAACAGACCTGCTTGCTATGAAGTTTGGTGCTTGTGGGACTTACAGAGACTACAGGAGGGGCTTCCCACAGAGCGCATCTAATTCGCTGACCAAAAAGTCCACCAGGGGATCCATCAGGTGGATTCGGGATGGGCCTCTTGTGTGTGTGAAGTGGATGGACAAAAAAGAGGTGTCTGTTTGTTCCACCATCCATGCTGCCTATACAGGAGACCGTGTGCAAAGAAAAGTGAAAGCACAAGATACATGGAGGACAAAGACTTTTCCGTGTCCCTCACCTGTGACTGCGTACAACCACCACATGGCAGGTGCCGACCTGTCCGATCAGCTGTTGGAGTACTACACTGCGCAGCACAAAACCATGAAATGGTACAGAAAAGTCTTTCTACACTTCTTGGACATTGCTGCCACCAACGCTTTCATATTGCACAAGGAGCTACACGGCAACATGACGCACAAGGAGTTTATGGAGCAGCTTGTTGCAGAGCTCTGTGGTGTGTCTCAGAAAGAAGCACCGAAACAGACCAGTATTGACCACGTGCCGGTTCCAGGAGCTGAGCTGACCTCGGATGTCAGAAAAATTGCCACTTCCGGTCGCCGCATATGTGCGCATTGCAAAGCAGTGTTTGGCAAGAAGCAACAGACACCTTGGAAATGTCAGGCATGTGATGTTCACTTGTGTCTTCAGTTGAACAGGAACTGTTTCCAGGAATGGCACAAAAATGTGTGA